In Sphingomonas sp. G-3-2-10, a single window of DNA contains:
- a CDS encoding integrase arm-type DNA-binding domain-containing protein yields MSVAKFLTPTAIDRLKPGEVLRDISSPGLSIEANLSGSRSWRYHRKAKAGKPVRKTLGSWPAHSIIDAREWARELNALIERGQHPSDAEKRDAAAAAAEAKRLATTVRVVWEQYISAIEPQQAPKTIEMKRCRMERDILPAIGKIPISDITLDHLWDIAQAKLEAGYGVASNHLVADMKSFFNWCQSHGRHVAGLNGANPGTHLKKLGEEGVRTRFLDVWELPLLLRAMAELDSVSRRLLTLLLLTGQRLDNVVSAQYDQWEPAVGSWVIMKMKGKKRERVPNVLPLALWGRSLFVRPDPDKSQCDRVRARTVKWLFPSVRGDGPRIGHMRSLCDDLVARMQKHAPEGRTVERIIPHDFRRTLKSHLARLRVPKEHRHAVAGHRESGIDKHYLMYEFMDEKAAALEKWERELIRIAQAESVAEELSIPMTPPSSIQFSRHRGYAMVGLQDSNL; encoded by the coding sequence ATGTCTGTGGCAAAATTTCTTACGCCGACGGCGATCGACCGCCTGAAACCCGGTGAAGTTCTGCGGGACATCTCCTCTCCGGGACTGTCCATCGAGGCAAACCTAAGCGGCTCTCGATCCTGGCGCTACCACCGAAAGGCGAAAGCTGGGAAGCCGGTGAGAAAGACGCTCGGCTCATGGCCCGCACATAGCATCATCGATGCGCGGGAATGGGCGCGAGAGTTGAATGCGTTGATCGAGCGCGGCCAGCACCCTAGCGACGCGGAGAAGCGTGACGCAGCCGCTGCGGCCGCTGAAGCAAAGCGTCTCGCGACAACGGTTCGTGTGGTGTGGGAACAGTATATCTCCGCGATCGAGCCTCAGCAGGCGCCGAAGACTATCGAGATGAAGCGCTGCCGCATGGAGCGGGATATTCTTCCTGCTATCGGCAAGATACCGATCAGTGACATTACCTTGGATCACTTGTGGGACATCGCCCAGGCAAAGCTTGAAGCTGGCTATGGGGTCGCCTCCAATCATCTCGTTGCCGACATGAAAAGCTTCTTCAACTGGTGTCAGTCCCACGGCAGGCATGTTGCAGGGCTTAACGGTGCAAATCCGGGAACTCACCTCAAGAAGCTTGGCGAAGAAGGTGTTCGCACGCGTTTCTTGGACGTCTGGGAGTTACCGCTCTTGCTCCGGGCGATGGCGGAACTCGACAGTGTCTCACGCCGACTGTTAACCTTGCTTCTCCTTACCGGGCAACGGCTCGATAATGTCGTCAGCGCCCAGTATGACCAGTGGGAACCCGCAGTCGGGTCCTGGGTCATCATGAAGATGAAGGGGAAAAAGCGAGAGCGCGTCCCGAATGTGCTTCCGCTTGCACTGTGGGGCCGGTCGCTATTTGTCCGCCCAGACCCTGACAAGTCGCAGTGCGACCGGGTGCGAGCACGGACAGTCAAGTGGCTGTTTCCGAGTGTGCGGGGCGACGGACCGCGGATCGGTCACATGCGTAGCTTGTGCGACGATCTCGTCGCGCGGATGCAGAAGCATGCGCCTGAAGGCAGGACGGTTGAGCGCATCATCCCGCACGATTTTCGTCGTACGCTCAAGTCTCATCTGGCGCGTTTGAGAGTGCCGAAGGAGCATCGCCATGCAGTGGCGGGACACCGCGAGAGTGGGATCGACAAGCACTATCTGATGTACGAGTTCATGGATGAGAAGGCTGCGGCGCTTGAGAAATGGGAGCGGGAACTGATCCGTATTGCGCAGGCCGAAAGCGTAGCGGAAGAGCTTAGTATTCCCATGACCCCGCCCTCCTCAATCCAGTTTTCGCGACATAGAGGGTATGCGATGGTGGGCCTTCAGGACTCCAACCTGTGA
- a CDS encoding DUF4386 domain-containing protein, which produces MASNATTARIAGLLYLIVVAAGIFSLAYVPSVIEKSDDPATLVAAIREHETLFRIGIAAAFVCYTAFLILPLALYRLLAPYGRTAAMLMVALAVASVPMSFGNLIHRVDVLSLLGEEPSLRGLAAGQMDLQVALALESYWNGIFVSKILWGLWLLPFGWLVFRSAVIPRVLGVMLMAGCFGYLIAFLGRLLVPGYAELPFIGYVSLPATIGEIGSCLWLLVMGAREREADSS; this is translated from the coding sequence ATGGCTTCGAATGCGACGACCGCGCGGATCGCGGGGCTGCTGTACCTGATCGTTGTGGCGGCGGGGATTTTCAGCCTCGCTTATGTGCCTTCGGTGATCGAGAAGAGCGACGATCCCGCAACGCTCGTCGCCGCGATCCGCGAGCATGAGACGCTGTTCCGCATCGGCATCGCGGCGGCGTTCGTCTGCTACACCGCCTTCCTGATCCTGCCGCTGGCGCTGTACCGGCTGCTGGCGCCCTATGGCCGGACTGCCGCGATGCTGATGGTCGCGCTGGCGGTGGCGAGCGTGCCGATGTCGTTCGGCAACCTGATCCACCGGGTGGACGTGCTGTCGCTGCTCGGCGAGGAGCCGTCGCTTCGCGGACTGGCGGCAGGGCAGATGGACCTGCAGGTCGCGCTCGCGCTGGAAAGCTATTGGAACGGCATCTTCGTCTCGAAGATATTGTGGGGCCTGTGGTTGCTGCCGTTCGGATGGCTGGTGTTCAGATCTGCGGTGATCCCGCGCGTGCTGGGCGTGATGCTGATGGCCGGATGCTTCGGCTATCTGATCGCCTTTTTGGGTAGGCTGCTGGTGCCGGGCTACGCCGAACTGCCGTTCATCGGCTATGTCTCGCTGCCCGCGACGATCGGCGAGATCGGGAGCTGTTTGTGGCTGCTGGTGATGGGCGCGCGGGAGCGTGAGGCTGACTCGAGCTGA
- a CDS encoding amidohydrolase family protein: protein MREVFRWIAFCVCLSLAVPAAAQVRYVRAGKLIDVVAGRVLTDQLIRIDGERIAGLGPWTGAPADGPVEDWSGYTVMPGLIDMHTHLADFTGFDMGGVLMKTQAESALVGVFNAQTTVRAGFTTVHDVGCYRGLTDVALRDAINMGWVQGPRMNVVGAYITVPGGGGDITGFSPDVAIPFDMRFGVIRSPEEARERVRFLFQKRVDSIKLVASGAVLAMGGEPGRLELSEPEMRAAVDEARENGGYATAHAHGAKAIIAALRAGVRSIEHASLIDAEGIALAKANGAWLVMDIYNGDYIDKEGREKGWPAEYLRKNRETTELQRQGFTAAHKAGVKIAYGTDAGVYPHGQNAMQFAYMVRYGMTPMQAIQSATIVAAQLLRWEGDVGAVAVGRYADLVAVKGDPLSDIRVLERVSFVMKGGVVVR, encoded by the coding sequence ATGCGTGAAGTGTTTCGCTGGATCGCCTTTTGTGTCTGCCTGTCGCTGGCCGTGCCGGCCGCCGCGCAGGTCCGTTACGTGCGGGCGGGCAAGCTGATCGATGTGGTCGCGGGCCGGGTGCTGACCGACCAGCTCATCCGCATCGATGGCGAGCGGATTGCCGGGCTGGGGCCGTGGACCGGCGCGCCCGCCGACGGGCCGGTCGAGGACTGGTCGGGCTACACGGTGATGCCGGGCCTGATCGACATGCACACGCATCTGGCCGACTTCACAGGCTTCGACATGGGCGGCGTGTTGATGAAGACGCAGGCCGAATCGGCTTTGGTCGGCGTGTTCAACGCGCAGACGACGGTGCGCGCTGGCTTCACCACCGTGCATGACGTGGGCTGCTATCGCGGGCTGACCGATGTGGCGTTGCGCGATGCGATCAACATGGGCTGGGTGCAGGGGCCACGGATGAACGTGGTCGGCGCGTACATCACCGTGCCGGGCGGGGGCGGCGACATCACCGGCTTCTCGCCCGACGTGGCGATTCCGTTCGACATGCGCTTCGGCGTGATCCGTTCGCCGGAGGAGGCCCGCGAGCGAGTGCGCTTCCTGTTCCAGAAGCGCGTGGATTCGATCAAGCTGGTCGCGTCGGGCGCGGTGCTGGCGATGGGTGGCGAACCGGGGCGGCTGGAACTGTCCGAGCCCGAGATGCGCGCAGCGGTGGACGAAGCGCGCGAGAATGGCGGCTATGCCACCGCCCATGCGCATGGCGCGAAGGCGATCATCGCCGCGTTGCGCGCCGGCGTGCGCTCGATCGAGCATGCCTCGCTGATCGATGCCGAGGGGATCGCGCTGGCCAAGGCGAACGGCGCCTGGCTGGTGATGGACATCTATAATGGCGATTACATCGACAAGGAGGGCCGCGAGAAAGGCTGGCCGGCGGAGTATCTCCGCAAGAACCGCGAGACGACCGAGCTGCAGCGCCAGGGCTTCACCGCCGCGCACAAGGCAGGCGTGAAGATCGCCTATGGCACCGATGCCGGCGTCTATCCCCACGGCCAGAATGCGATGCAGTTCGCCTACATGGTCCGTTACGGCATGACGCCGATGCAGGCGATCCAGTCGGCAACGATCGTCGCGGCGCAGCTGCTGCGCTGGGAAGGCGATGTCGGTGCGGTGGCGGTGGGCCGCTATGCCGATCTGGTCGCGGTGAAGGGCGATCCGCTGAGCGACATCCGCGTGCTGGAGCGGGTCTCGTTCGTGATGAAGGGCGGGGTGGTCGTCCGCTAG
- a CDS encoding M20/M25/M40 family metallo-hydrolase: protein MARRGFEAFLAVALATGFAGAAQAQSAAKPGAAVPSPTGAYPQAEAQAVELLKRGIGFRTVIGEGNQTFEYATYLKGVLVEAGFPAEDIIVERVGDTAFLVARYRGTGKAKNGAKPIYISGHMDVVEAKPADWKRDPFTAVIENGYIWGRGASDMKYDLSTMVATLIQLRREGFKPGRDILLLLSGDEETTMKTTAILAERYHDAELLLNIDGGGGEYDESGKPMIFGVQGAEKTYADFELTFTNPGGHSSAPRKANAIYSLARALERIGAYEFPAQINEITKASFLAAADNADPKTADAMRRYAANPGDKEALATLRADPGYVGQTGTTCVATMVNAGHAPNALPQRAVATVNCRIFPGTPVADVQAKLKEVVNDPELSIREIESGAVASDASPLRPDLMKLIAKTVHARFPGVPIVPSMSAGATDSMHFRARGVQSYGISPIFMKSSDAFAHGLNERTPLSEIAPSIVFYRTVLMELAK from the coding sequence ATGGCGCGTCGCGGGTTTGAGGCTTTCCTCGCAGTGGCGCTCGCCACCGGTTTCGCCGGCGCGGCACAGGCCCAATCGGCCGCAAAGCCCGGCGCGGCCGTCCCCAGCCCCACCGGCGCCTATCCGCAGGCCGAGGCGCAGGCCGTCGAACTGCTCAAGCGCGGCATCGGCTTCCGCACCGTGATCGGCGAAGGCAACCAGACCTTCGAATATGCGACCTATCTGAAGGGCGTGCTGGTCGAAGCCGGCTTCCCCGCCGAGGACATCATCGTCGAGCGCGTCGGCGACACCGCCTTCCTCGTCGCCCGCTATCGCGGCACCGGCAAGGCCAAGAACGGCGCCAAGCCGATCTACATCTCGGGCCATATGGATGTGGTCGAGGCCAAGCCCGCCGACTGGAAGCGCGATCCGTTCACTGCGGTGATCGAGAATGGCTATATCTGGGGCCGCGGCGCCAGCGACATGAAGTACGACCTCTCGACGATGGTCGCCACGCTGATCCAGCTGCGCCGCGAAGGCTTCAAGCCCGGCCGCGACATCCTCCTGCTCCTCTCGGGCGACGAGGAGACGACGATGAAGACCACCGCGATCCTCGCCGAACGCTATCACGACGCCGAACTGCTGCTGAACATCGACGGCGGCGGCGGCGAATATGACGAAAGCGGCAAGCCGATGATCTTCGGCGTGCAGGGCGCGGAAAAGACCTATGCCGATTTCGAGCTGACCTTCACCAATCCCGGCGGGCACAGCTCGGCCCCGCGCAAGGCCAATGCGATCTATTCGCTCGCCCGCGCGCTGGAGCGGATCGGCGCGTATGAATTCCCCGCGCAGATCAACGAGATCACCAAGGCGAGCTTCCTCGCTGCGGCGGACAATGCCGATCCGAAGACCGCCGACGCGATGCGCCGCTACGCCGCCAATCCGGGCGACAAGGAAGCGCTCGCCACGCTGCGCGCCGATCCGGGCTATGTCGGGCAGACCGGCACGACCTGCGTCGCGACGATGGTCAATGCGGGCCACGCACCCAACGCCCTGCCCCAGCGCGCGGTGGCGACGGTGAATTGCCGCATCTTCCCCGGCACGCCGGTCGCCGACGTGCAGGCCAAGCTCAAGGAAGTGGTGAACGATCCCGAGCTGTCGATCCGCGAGATCGAGAGCGGAGCGGTGGCCAGCGACGCCTCGCCGCTGCGTCCGGACCTGATGAAGCTGATCGCAAAGACCGTCCATGCCCGCTTCCCCGGCGTGCCGATCGTCCCGAGCATGTCGGCCGGCGCGACGGATTCGATGCATTTCCGCGCGCGCGGCGTGCAGAGCTATGGCATCAGCCCGATCTTCATGAAGAGCAGCGACGCCTTCGCCCACGGCCTGAACGAACGCACCCCCCTGAGCGAAATCGCGCCGTCGATCGTGTTCTACCGCACCGTGCTGATGGAACTGGCGAAGTAA
- a CDS encoding TetR family transcriptional regulator C-terminal domain-containing protein, producing the protein MATRSYTRSEPDARRQSLIEAAARVLAERGASGASVRTICAEAGVSPGLLRHYFDGIDALIAETYAWTDAQVDVALAAAVAAAGPEPRARLIAYVTASFRAPIADPQLLATWIAFWSLVKARPEMERLHGEIYAGYRAGLETLLSECGMAPGEVRLAAVGITALVDGLWLELCLAPGTFSAEEASGIAEKWISGLLA; encoded by the coding sequence ATGGCGACCCGCAGCTATACCCGTTCGGAGCCCGATGCGCGGCGCCAGAGCCTGATCGAAGCGGCGGCGCGGGTGCTGGCGGAACGGGGCGCGTCGGGCGCGTCGGTGCGGACGATCTGCGCCGAGGCGGGTGTGTCGCCGGGGCTGCTGCGGCATTATTTCGACGGCATCGATGCGCTGATCGCCGAGACTTATGCATGGACCGACGCGCAGGTGGACGTGGCGCTGGCGGCCGCAGTGGCGGCAGCGGGGCCGGAGCCGCGCGCGCGGCTGATCGCCTACGTCACCGCCAGCTTCCGAGCGCCGATCGCCGATCCGCAACTGCTCGCGACATGGATCGCCTTCTGGAGCCTGGTGAAGGCGCGGCCTGAGATGGAGCGGCTGCACGGCGAGATCTATGCCGGGTATCGCGCCGGGCTGGAGACGCTGCTGAGCGAATGCGGGATGGCACCGGGCGAGGTGCGGCTGGCGGCGGTGGGAATCACCGCGCTGGTCGATGGGCTGTGGCTGGAACTGTGCCTCGCGCCCGGGACGTTCAGCGCGGAGGAAGCCAGCGGGATCGCGGAGAAGTGGATTAGCGGGCTGCTGGCCTAA
- a CDS encoding aromatic ring-hydroxylating dioxygenase subunit alpha, giving the protein MAHSFADANVDPDANLSLPGWLYTDPEYFHVEMDRVIRPSWQIVCHISDMPKPGDYHTIDYIGESVIAIRQQDGSIRGFTNVCRHRAMRLVEGPVGCAKKLVCPYHAWTYDADGRLTGVPAKSDYPALDTSKHGLAPVDVEIWRGFVFVRLEDRGGPSVAEMMAPYDHEVAPYRFEDMRTISPVRLRERAVNWKNVGDNYSDGLHIPVAHPGLTRLFGKSYAIEAQPWVDKMSGQLRDRPGTNHWENFYQKHLPHAPHLPDENQRLWLYFKLWPNQAFDIYSDQIDFMQWLPISPTECVLREMAFALPDDRREMKLVRYANWRINRDVNAEDTWLITRIQQGMASKSYSVGPLGKSEVCLRSFARKIRGLIPEARLHQPPAPGWSRRPRAVTE; this is encoded by the coding sequence ATGGCGCACAGCTTTGCCGACGCCAATGTGGATCCCGACGCCAATCTGAGCCTGCCCGGCTGGCTCTACACCGACCCGGAATATTTTCACGTCGAGATGGATCGCGTCATCCGCCCGTCCTGGCAGATCGTCTGCCATATCAGCGACATGCCGAAGCCCGGCGACTATCACACGATCGACTATATCGGCGAAAGCGTGATCGCGATCCGCCAGCAGGACGGGTCGATCAGGGGCTTCACCAATGTCTGCCGCCATCGCGCGATGCGGCTGGTCGAGGGGCCGGTCGGCTGCGCGAAGAAGCTGGTCTGTCCCTATCACGCATGGACCTATGACGCCGATGGCCGCCTGACCGGCGTGCCCGCGAAGTCCGATTATCCCGCCCTCGACACCAGCAAGCATGGCCTCGCGCCGGTTGACGTGGAGATCTGGCGCGGCTTCGTCTTCGTCCGGCTGGAAGATCGCGGCGGGCCTTCGGTCGCCGAGATGATGGCGCCCTACGACCATGAAGTCGCGCCCTATCGCTTCGAAGATATGCGCACGATCAGCCCGGTCCGCCTGCGCGAGCGCGCGGTGAACTGGAAGAATGTCGGCGACAATTACTCGGACGGCCTGCACATTCCGGTCGCCCATCCCGGCCTCACCCGCCTGTTCGGCAAGAGCTATGCGATCGAGGCCCAGCCCTGGGTCGACAAGATGTCGGGCCAGCTTCGCGACCGGCCGGGCACGAACCACTGGGAAAATTTCTACCAGAAGCATTTGCCTCACGCCCCGCATCTGCCGGACGAAAACCAGCGGCTGTGGCTCTATTTCAAGCTGTGGCCCAATCAGGCGTTCGACATCTATTCGGACCAGATCGACTTCATGCAGTGGCTGCCGATCAGCCCCACCGAATGCGTGCTGCGCGAAATGGCCTTCGCCCTGCCCGACGACCGCCGCGAGATGAAGCTGGTCCGCTACGCCAACTGGCGGATCAACCGCGACGTGAATGCCGAGGACACCTGGCTGATCACCCGCATCCAGCAGGGCATGGCTTCGAAAAGCTATTCGGTCGGCCCGCTGGGCAAGAGCGAAGTCTGCCTGCGCAGCTTCGCGCGAAAGATCCGCGGGCTGATCCCCGAGGCGCGGTTGCACCAGCCGCCTGCCCCGGGGTGGTCGAGACGGCCACGGGCCGTCACCGAGTAA
- a CDS encoding NAD(P)/FAD-dependent oxidoreductase — MTQTYDALIIGGGHNGLVCAFYLAKAGLKVRVLERRDVVGGAAVTEEFHPGFRNSTASYTVSLLRPKVIRDMRLHERGWRIIERTISNFFPHEDGYLKLGGGTARTQAEFARFSQKDAETFPKYEEALERVAEVLRDLALKTPPNVGSGVRALLAAASQGRRLMGMDIEAQRDVMDLFVKSARDFLDSWYENEYIKAAFGFDAVVGNYASVDTPGSAYVLLHHVFGEINGKKGMWGHSVGGMGAITQYMAEACTDMGVEISLEAPVAKVLVDGNKVTGVKLESGEEIAAKIVAANVGPALLYRQLVDRSDMSPDFARRMDNFKAGSGTFRMNVALSELPDFTVLPGKEKAEHHTAGIIISPTLDYMDKAYTDARAYGWSKEPIVEMKLPTSVDDTLAPPGMHIASLFCQQFAPQLPDGRSWDDEKDKAADLIIDTVTKHAPNFRKSILGVQIHSPLDLERKFGLVNGDIMHGHMSLDQLWAARPVLGHGDYRGPIKGLYMCGAGTHPGGGVTGAPGHNAAHEILRDRSVIGWLLG; from the coding sequence ATGACTCAGACTTACGACGCACTCATCATCGGCGGCGGCCACAACGGCCTCGTCTGCGCCTTCTATCTCGCCAAGGCGGGCCTCAAGGTCCGCGTCCTCGAGCGCCGCGACGTGGTCGGCGGCGCGGCGGTGACCGAGGAATTCCACCCCGGCTTCCGCAATTCGACCGCCAGCTACACGGTCAGCCTGCTCCGCCCCAAGGTCATCAGGGACATGCGCCTGCACGAGCGCGGCTGGCGGATCATCGAGCGCACCATCAGCAACTTCTTCCCGCACGAGGACGGTTACCTGAAGTTAGGCGGCGGCACCGCGCGCACCCAGGCCGAATTCGCCCGCTTCAGCCAGAAGGACGCCGAGACCTTCCCCAAATATGAGGAAGCCCTCGAACGCGTCGCCGAAGTGCTGCGCGATCTCGCGCTCAAGACCCCGCCCAACGTCGGCAGCGGCGTCCGCGCGCTCCTCGCCGCCGCCTCGCAGGGCCGCCGCCTGATGGGCATGGACATCGAGGCGCAGCGCGACGTGATGGACCTGTTCGTCAAGTCCGCCCGCGACTTCCTCGATAGCTGGTACGAGAATGAATATATCAAGGCCGCGTTCGGCTTCGACGCGGTCGTCGGCAACTATGCCAGCGTCGATACGCCCGGCAGCGCCTACGTCCTGCTCCACCACGTCTTCGGCGAGATCAATGGCAAGAAGGGCATGTGGGGCCACAGCGTCGGCGGCATGGGCGCGATCACCCAGTATATGGCCGAAGCCTGCACCGATATGGGCGTCGAGATCAGCCTGGAAGCACCGGTCGCCAAGGTGCTCGTGGACGGCAACAAGGTCACCGGCGTGAAGCTGGAGAGCGGCGAGGAGATCGCGGCGAAGATCGTCGCCGCCAATGTGGGCCCGGCCCTGCTCTATCGCCAGCTGGTCGACCGCAGCGACATGTCGCCCGACTTTGCCCGTCGCATGGACAATTTCAAGGCCGGTTCGGGCACGTTCCGGATGAACGTCGCCCTCTCCGAACTGCCCGATTTCACCGTCCTGCCCGGCAAGGAAAAGGCCGAGCATCACACCGCGGGCATCATCATCTCGCCGACGCTCGACTATATGGACAAGGCCTATACCGACGCGCGGGCCTATGGCTGGTCGAAGGAGCCGATCGTCGAGATGAAGCTGCCGACTTCGGTGGACGACACGCTGGCGCCGCCGGGGATGCACATCGCGTCGCTCTTCTGCCAGCAATTCGCGCCGCAATTGCCCGACGGCCGCAGCTGGGACGACGAGAAGGACAAGGCCGCCGACCTCATCATCGATACGGTGACGAAGCACGCCCCCAATTTCCGCAAGTCGATCCTCGGCGTCCAGATCCACTCGCCGCTCGACCTCGAGCGCAAGTTCGGGCTGGTGAACGGCGACATCATGCACGGCCATATGTCCCTCGATCAGCTCTGGGCCGCCCGCCCGGTCCTCGGCCACGGCGATTATCGCGGGCCGATCAAGGGCCTCTACATGTGCGGCGCGGGCACCCATCCGGGCGGCGGCGTCACCGGCGCGCCTGGGCACAATGCCGCGCACGAGATTTTGCGGGATCGCAGCGTTATCGGGTGGCTGCTGGGCTGA
- a CDS encoding GIY-YIG nuclease family protein — protein sequence MASGRNGTLYAGVTSDLIARIYLHRSGDIEGFTSRYDVKRLVWFEPHGVMETAIIREKRIKAWKRAWKIDLIEKDNLLWRDLAEDFGFDPLGDDPLK from the coding sequence ATGGCGAGCGGACGAAACGGAACGCTCTACGCGGGCGTAACCTCCGATCTGATCGCACGCATCTATTTGCACCGCTCAGGAGACATCGAGGGGTTCACCTCGCGATATGACGTCAAGCGTCTCGTCTGGTTCGAGCCGCATGGCGTCATGGAGACGGCGATCATTCGCGAGAAGCGGATCAAGGCTTGGAAACGCGCTTGGAAGATCGACCTGATCGAAAAGGACAATCTCTTGTGGCGCGATCTGGCCGAGGATTTCGGATTCGATCCTTTGGGCGACGATCCACTCAAATAG
- a CDS encoding amino acid permease: MTVDVKATDRRPFGFWTATAMVIGGMIGAGIFVLPAQLAPYGATGAVAWVAAIAGAVVIAWVFSRLFAARPETTGAMAAVADGLGPLPAMLVAWSYWVSLWCANAVLALTASRYLAEFWPWLGSRTIVSAGAALAMLWALTLFNLLGARDAGRLQVVTVLLKLMPLVVVVLILAGLALTDPGRFSANGHAPFEPVQLTPALGLAFFALLGFECAGVCAERVRDPGRIVPLATMAGVVVTGALYLLVSTGIVYAMPQQALADSGAPIALFVGEFWGSKAGLLAAAFAMISALGCLNGYVLLVGEVPLGMARAGLLPRWMARTSSRDVPVAVMLIASALASVLILSNAFRTLSGLMTFMLNITAAATIWLYIGACASAWVQRVARPWAAVGFAFAIWVMIGTGWEALAWSVVLMLTAVPLYWLRGRGATVAD, from the coding sequence ATGACTGTCGACGTCAAGGCTACGGACAGGCGGCCGTTCGGATTCTGGACCGCGACCGCGATGGTGATCGGCGGGATGATCGGGGCGGGGATTTTCGTCCTGCCTGCGCAGCTTGCCCCCTATGGCGCGACCGGGGCGGTGGCATGGGTGGCGGCGATTGCAGGGGCGGTGGTGATCGCCTGGGTATTCTCGCGGTTGTTCGCGGCACGCCCCGAAACGACCGGGGCGATGGCGGCGGTTGCCGACGGGCTCGGCCCGCTGCCCGCCATGCTGGTCGCCTGGAGCTATTGGGTAAGCCTGTGGTGCGCCAATGCGGTGCTGGCGCTGACCGCGTCGCGCTATCTTGCCGAATTCTGGCCGTGGCTCGGATCCCGCACGATCGTTTCGGCCGGTGCCGCGCTGGCGATGCTCTGGGCGCTTACCTTGTTCAACCTGCTTGGCGCGCGCGATGCCGGGCGGCTGCAAGTGGTGACCGTGCTGCTCAAGCTGATGCCGCTGGTCGTCGTCGTCCTGATCCTTGCGGGGCTGGCGTTGACCGATCCCGGCCGGTTCTCCGCGAACGGGCATGCGCCGTTCGAACCGGTCCAGCTTACGCCGGCGCTGGGCCTCGCCTTTTTCGCATTGCTCGGGTTCGAATGCGCGGGTGTCTGCGCCGAGCGCGTGCGCGATCCGGGTCGCATCGTCCCGCTTGCGACGATGGCGGGCGTTGTGGTGACCGGTGCGCTGTATCTGCTGGTCTCGACCGGCATCGTCTATGCCATGCCGCAACAGGCGCTGGCGGATTCGGGCGCTCCCATCGCGCTGTTCGTTGGCGAATTCTGGGGGAGCAAGGCCGGGCTGCTCGCCGCGGCGTTCGCGATGATCTCGGCGCTGGGCTGCCTCAACGGCTATGTGCTGCTGGTCGGCGAAGTGCCGCTCGGCATGGCGCGCGCCGGGTTGCTGCCGCGCTGGATGGCGCGCACGAGCAGCCGGGACGTGCCGGTGGCGGTGATGCTCATCGCCAGTGCGCTCGCCAGCGTGCTGATCCTGAGCAACGCGTTCCGGACGCTCTCCGGGCTGATGACCTTCATGCTGAACATTACCGCCGCGGCGACCATCTGGCTCTATATCGGCGCGTGCGCCTCGGCCTGGGTGCAGCGCGTGGCGCGGCCGTGGGCGGCGGTCGGGTTCGCCTTTGCGATATGGGTGATGATCGGCACCGGGTGGGAAGCGCTGGCGTGGAGCGTGGTGCTGATGCTGACGGCGGTGCCGTTGTACTGGCTGCGGGGGCGGGGGGCCACCGTTGCGGACTGA